The following coding sequences lie in one Niabella agricola genomic window:
- a CDS encoding ABC transporter ATP-binding protein, giving the protein MATPIISVSNLVKDYDQFRAVKGISFEVYEGEIFGLLGPNGAGKSTTLEIIETLREKTGGAVMVGGYDLDKEPDAIKGIIGVQLQASGYYPGLNLLQLVDLFAGLYNQRVNAMDLLKAVNLEEKARAKFKDLSGGQKQRFSVATTLINKPRVIFLDEPTTGLDPQARRNLWELIRKINAEGTTVIITTHYMDEAEYLCNRIAIIDSGEIVALDTPDQLIDNLVATGFERPKEVKKANLEDVFIHLTGKHLRED; this is encoded by the coding sequence ATGGCAACTCCCATCATTTCAGTTAGCAACCTGGTAAAGGATTACGATCAGTTTCGCGCAGTAAAGGGCATTTCTTTTGAAGTGTATGAAGGTGAAATATTTGGGCTGCTGGGCCCTAATGGTGCGGGGAAATCCACAACGCTGGAGATTATCGAAACATTGAGGGAGAAAACAGGCGGCGCAGTGATGGTGGGAGGGTATGACCTGGATAAGGAGCCGGATGCCATTAAGGGGATTATCGGCGTGCAGCTTCAGGCCAGCGGATACTACCCCGGTCTGAATCTTTTGCAGTTGGTTGATCTTTTTGCGGGTTTATACAACCAGCGGGTGAATGCGATGGACCTGTTGAAAGCGGTGAATCTGGAAGAGAAAGCGCGGGCAAAATTCAAGGACCTGAGCGGAGGGCAGAAGCAGCGGTTTTCGGTTGCCACCACATTAATCAATAAACCCCGGGTGATTTTTTTAGATGAGCCCACTACCGGTCTTGATCCGCAGGCCCGGAGAAACCTTTGGGAGTTAATCCGGAAGATCAATGCGGAGGGAACCACGGTCATTATCACCACGCATTATATGGATGAAGCCGAATACCTGTGCAACCGGATCGCGATCATTGATTCCGGCGAAATTGTTGCCCTCGATACCCCCGACCAGTTAATCGATAACCTGGTAGCAACCGGTTTTGAACGTCCAAAGGAAGTAAAGAAGGCCAATCTCGAAGATGTATTCATTCACCTAACCGGAAAGCATTTAAGAGAGGACTAA
- a CDS encoding FKBP-type peptidyl-prolyl cis-trans isomerase: MGLQDKLKAFMNNKVEAQKEAGRKFLEANKDKEGVQTLPEGIQYEVLKEGTGKQPTVQQSVTAHYRGALLDGTEFDSSFKRNQPFSAPLSALIKGWQIAIPLMKEGSHWRLWIPSDLAYGDRGAGRDIPGGATLLFEVELLQVN, translated from the coding sequence ATGGGATTACAGGATAAATTAAAAGCATTTATGAATAACAAAGTAGAAGCACAAAAAGAAGCCGGAAGGAAATTTCTGGAAGCCAATAAAGACAAAGAGGGCGTGCAAACGCTTCCGGAGGGCATTCAGTATGAAGTGCTCAAGGAAGGAACAGGTAAGCAGCCCACCGTACAGCAGTCGGTTACGGCACATTACCGGGGCGCCCTGCTGGACGGAACGGAGTTTGACAGTTCCTTTAAAAGGAACCAGCCGTTCTCTGCCCCGTTGAGCGCATTAATTAAAGGATGGCAGATCGCAATCCCGTTGATGAAAGAAGGCAGTCATTGGCGCCTGTGGATTCCATCGGATCTGGCTTATGGCGACAGGGGCGCGGGCCGGGATATTCCGGGCGGAGCCACATTGCTATTTGAAGTGGAACTGTTACAGGTAAATTAA
- a CDS encoding DHA2 family efflux MFS transporter permease subunit: METENAPVVYRALPWIAALAIFMQSLDGTILNTALPSIAADLHRSPLGMQSIIVSYVLILALLIPLSGWMSDHFGSRKIFIWAVGLFTLGSLLSALSGSLAALIFSRVVQAVGGSMMVPVARLAILYTYSKDKLLGVINFITIPGLVGPIIGPTLGGWLVDVASWHWIFLINIPVGIIGMAFAWKVMPNYIYRGKPFDTLGMLLFGGSLVCITIAIELGSEKLVEGWYLVGIAVLGIIMMHAYYRHFKKQKYPLIDLHLIRIRTLRIGVFGNLLTRLGIGGMPLLLPLFFQVGFGHTAMVSGMMLIPSAITTIMVKPWVVPIVRRFGYKKTLIVNTMLIATVIALFSIPDAHTPLPLLIPCLVLFGAVNSIQMATMNTLALSDLNNENASMGNSLLLVMQQLSISLGVSVGAYLLSKYGSASWIQAGDSVTVFRYTFLTMGGITALAGLIFFRLEATDGSTLAGRADAAAAN; encoded by the coding sequence TTGGAAACAGAAAATGCTCCCGTTGTATATCGTGCACTGCCTTGGATAGCGGCTCTTGCAATTTTTATGCAATCGCTGGACGGTACGATCCTGAATACGGCGTTGCCTTCTATTGCTGCAGATTTGCATCGCTCGCCCTTAGGTATGCAGTCCATCATTGTTAGCTACGTGCTCATCCTGGCGCTGCTGATTCCATTGAGCGGATGGATGTCGGATCATTTTGGTTCCCGGAAGATTTTTATTTGGGCCGTCGGATTGTTTACCCTTGGCTCTTTGCTCAGTGCACTTTCCGGCAGTTTGGCTGCGCTCATCTTTTCGCGGGTGGTACAGGCCGTTGGCGGTTCCATGATGGTGCCGGTGGCAAGGCTGGCGATCCTCTATACCTATTCAAAAGATAAGCTGTTGGGCGTGATCAATTTTATTACGATTCCCGGCCTGGTGGGGCCTATTATCGGGCCCACATTAGGAGGGTGGCTGGTGGATGTGGCCAGCTGGCACTGGATCTTTCTGATCAATATTCCCGTGGGCATTATCGGTATGGCGTTTGCCTGGAAAGTGATGCCCAATTATATATACCGGGGGAAACCTTTTGATACACTGGGAATGCTGCTTTTCGGCGGGTCACTGGTTTGCATCACGATAGCGATCGAACTGGGATCCGAAAAACTGGTAGAAGGGTGGTACCTGGTAGGCATTGCTGTGTTGGGTATTATAATGATGCATGCGTATTACCGGCATTTCAAAAAACAGAAATATCCGCTGATTGACCTGCACCTGATCCGGATCCGGACCCTGCGCATTGGTGTTTTTGGCAACCTGCTGACCCGCCTGGGTATTGGCGGCATGCCGTTGTTATTGCCCCTGTTTTTTCAGGTTGGGTTCGGACATACTGCCATGGTATCCGGTATGATGCTGATTCCCTCTGCCATTACAACCATTATGGTAAAGCCCTGGGTAGTGCCGATTGTGAGGCGCTTTGGATATAAAAAAACGCTGATCGTGAACACCATGCTCATTGCCACGGTCATTGCACTTTTTTCAATCCCCGATGCGCACACGCCGCTGCCATTGTTAATTCCCTGTCTGGTATTATTCGGGGCCGTCAATTCCATTCAAATGGCTACCATGAACACACTTGCTTTGTCTGATCTGAACAATGAAAATGCAAGTATGGGCAACAGCTTGCTGCTGGTGATGCAGCAACTGTCGATAAGCTTGGGCGTGTCTGTGGGGGCTTATCTTTTATCAAAGTATGGAAGCGCATCCTGGATCCAGGCAGGAGATTCTGTCACTGTGTTCCGGTATACTTTTCTGACCATGGGAGGCATTACTGCATTGGCCGGGCTCATCTTTTTTCGGCTGGAGGCTACCGATGGCAGTACGTTGGCCGGAAGAGCCGATGCAGCAGCTGCAAACTGA
- a CDS encoding queuosine precursor transporter, whose product MIHTITKNKPTRLFILLGSFFVANAIIAEVIGVKIFSLEKTIGIAPFNLNLFGNAFSFNLTAGVLLWPVVFIMTDIINEYYGMKGVRFLSFLAAGLIGYTFLMFQGAIVLTPADFWVSNYTKNNVPNADHAYRVMLGQGSWIIIGSLSAFLLGQILDVAVFHRIKKATGEKAIWLRATGSTLVSQLVDSFLVLFIAFYIGPRVSSNQGEPWSLVLVLSICVGNYIYKFIIAVIMTPVIYWVHNAIEKFLGPELAAQMKQEAMAKGL is encoded by the coding sequence ATGATCCATACTATTACCAAAAATAAACCCACCCGGCTTTTTATATTACTGGGGTCTTTTTTTGTTGCGAATGCTATCATCGCCGAAGTAATCGGGGTGAAAATCTTTTCCCTTGAAAAGACAATCGGGATTGCTCCTTTTAACCTGAACCTTTTTGGTAATGCCTTTTCTTTTAACCTGACAGCAGGTGTACTCCTATGGCCGGTTGTGTTTATAATGACGGATATCATCAATGAATACTACGGTATGAAAGGCGTCCGTTTTCTTTCTTTTCTTGCTGCAGGGCTGATCGGGTACACGTTCCTGATGTTCCAGGGTGCCATTGTGCTTACGCCTGCCGATTTCTGGGTATCCAATTATACTAAAAACAATGTGCCCAATGCCGATCATGCCTACCGGGTGATGCTGGGTCAGGGATCCTGGATCATCATCGGCTCCCTGAGCGCTTTTTTGCTGGGACAGATTCTTGACGTAGCGGTGTTTCATCGCATCAAAAAGGCTACGGGAGAAAAAGCCATCTGGCTCCGGGCCACCGGCTCCACCCTCGTCTCCCAGCTGGTTGACAGCTTTCTCGTACTTTTCATTGCGTTCTATATCGGTCCCCGGGTTTCTTCGAACCAGGGGGAACCCTGGAGCCTGGTGCTCGTGCTCAGCATTTGTGTGGGCAATTATATTTACAAGTTTATTATTGCCGTTATCATGACTCCGGTAATTTATTGGGTGCACAATGCTATTGAAAAGTTCCTGGGGCCGGAACTTGCTGCCCAAATGAAACAGGAAGCCATGGCAAAAGGATTATAA
- a CDS encoding aspartate kinase — translation MKVYKFGGASVNSAERVSNVATILERFPDEELVIVISAMGKTTNALEKVVHAYYDHKKEEALQLFDEIKRQHITTAKYLLVTHYLACEARLKDFFTEVEWMMHDQPVREFDYYYDQVVSIGELLSTCIVSAYLSERGISNEWIDVRDIFRTDDNFRDANINWNYTQQQIDARIRPILQSKKWIVTQGFVGATDENESTTLGREGSDYSAALFANMLNATSLTIWKDVESVMSADPKKIPDAVPIHELSYNEVIEMAYYGAQVIHPKTIKPLQNKNIPLYVKCFLDADLPGTVIRDRMSKGLPPIIVIKENQVMMELKTKDFSFVGDAHAYQLYQWFNEHSLRPTLTQNGAISLIFAFDNWEEKIGRFSSAAAEVFDVHITPGLTLTTIRHYNQTALDRYIGNKEILVRQQTQKNIRVLHR, via the coding sequence ATGAAGGTATATAAGTTCGGCGGTGCCTCTGTAAACAGCGCAGAGCGGGTTTCCAATGTAGCAACCATCCTGGAGCGTTTTCCTGATGAGGAACTGGTCATTGTTATTTCTGCGATGGGCAAAACCACCAATGCCCTTGAAAAAGTGGTGCATGCATATTACGATCATAAGAAGGAAGAAGCCCTGCAACTTTTTGATGAAATCAAAAGACAACATATTACTACAGCTAAATACCTGCTGGTAACACATTACCTGGCTTGCGAAGCTCGATTAAAGGATTTTTTTACCGAGGTAGAGTGGATGATGCATGACCAGCCGGTTCGCGAATTTGATTATTACTACGACCAGGTGGTGAGCATTGGCGAACTATTGTCTACCTGTATTGTGAGCGCTTACCTTTCAGAACGGGGAATTTCAAATGAATGGATCGATGTGCGGGATATTTTCCGGACAGATGATAATTTCAGGGATGCCAATATCAACTGGAACTATACCCAGCAGCAAATTGATGCGAGGATCCGCCCCATTCTCCAGTCAAAAAAATGGATCGTCACACAGGGATTTGTTGGTGCTACCGATGAAAACGAAAGTACCACCCTCGGCCGGGAAGGCAGTGATTATTCCGCAGCCCTTTTTGCAAACATGCTCAACGCAACAAGTCTTACCATCTGGAAAGATGTCGAAAGTGTCATGAGCGCCGACCCTAAAAAAATCCCGGATGCCGTGCCCATCCATGAGCTGAGCTATAACGAGGTTATTGAGATGGCGTATTACGGGGCCCAGGTTATTCACCCCAAAACCATCAAACCCTTACAAAACAAAAATATTCCTTTATATGTAAAATGCTTTCTGGATGCGGACCTTCCGGGCACCGTGATCCGTGACCGCATGAGCAAAGGCCTGCCTCCGATTATCGTTATTAAAGAGAACCAGGTAATGATGGAATTAAAAACAAAAGATTTTTCCTTTGTAGGCGATGCACATGCCTACCAGTTGTACCAATGGTTTAACGAGCATTCCCTGAGACCCACGCTTACACAAAACGGGGCCATCAGTCTTATTTTTGCTTTTGATAACTGGGAGGAAAAGATCGGCCGGTTTTCATCAGCAGCAGCAGAAGTGTTTGATGTACATATAACACCCGGGCTTACCCTGACAACCATCCGGCATTACAATCAAACCGCGTTAGACCGCTATATTGGAAATAAGGAAATACTGGTACGGCAGCAAACACAAAAGAACATCCGCGTGCTGCATCGTTAG
- the carA gene encoding glutamine-hydrolyzing carbamoyl-phosphate synthase small subunit produces the protein MPDNQSPAILLLEDGTICSGKAFGAIGTTTGEICFNTGMTGYQEVFTDPSYYGQIVIMNAVHVGNYGVIDEDVESDSVKILGVIAKNLNENYSRKRANGSLNDYLKQNNIVSIHDVDTRALVTHVRTKGAMNCIISSEIFDVEELKKRLAEVPSMDGLELASKVSTREVYESGDPQAGIRIAVMDYGIKRNIIKCMTDRGAFVKVFPAKTPLEEVKAFNPDGYFISNGPGDPAAMDYAVEQLKQILNEGKPMFGICLGHQLLALAHGISTFKMHHGHRGLNHPVKNLITGRSEITTQNHGFGVDPESVKASELVEITHLNLNDQSIEGIRIKGKPAFSVQYHPESTPGPYDSRYLFDDFINLIKQSKNN, from the coding sequence ATGCCTGATAATCAATCTCCAGCAATTTTATTATTAGAAGACGGAACCATCTGTTCCGGTAAGGCCTTTGGCGCCATTGGCACCACTACCGGTGAAATCTGTTTTAATACCGGCATGACCGGGTACCAGGAAGTGTTTACCGATCCCAGCTATTACGGTCAGATCGTGATCATGAATGCCGTACATGTGGGAAATTATGGGGTAATCGATGAAGATGTGGAGTCAGACAGTGTAAAGATCCTGGGCGTGATTGCCAAGAACCTGAATGAAAATTATTCCAGGAAAAGAGCCAATGGCTCACTGAACGACTATCTGAAACAAAATAATATTGTTTCCATTCATGATGTGGATACAAGGGCGTTGGTAACGCATGTTCGTACCAAGGGCGCTATGAACTGTATCATCTCTTCGGAGATCTTTGATGTGGAAGAACTGAAAAAGCGGCTTGCTGAGGTTCCCTCTATGGATGGATTGGAACTGGCTTCCAAGGTGAGCACCCGGGAAGTTTATGAATCCGGCGATCCCCAGGCCGGGATTCGTATTGCGGTGATGGATTACGGGATCAAACGCAATATCATTAAATGCATGACCGACCGCGGCGCCTTTGTAAAAGTATTTCCCGCCAAAACACCTTTAGAAGAAGTAAAGGCATTTAACCCCGACGGATATTTTATCTCCAATGGTCCCGGAGATCCGGCCGCCATGGACTATGCTGTAGAACAACTGAAGCAGATCCTGAATGAAGGCAAACCGATGTTTGGCATCTGTCTGGGGCACCAGCTCCTGGCCCTGGCTCATGGTATTTCTACATTTAAAATGCATCATGGTCATCGCGGACTGAACCATCCTGTAAAAAATTTAATTACCGGAAGATCGGAGATTACCACTCAAAATCATGGTTTTGGAGTAGACCCGGAATCTGTAAAGGCTTCCGAACTGGTAGAAATCACACACTTAAATCTGAATGATCAATCCATCGAAGGCATCCGGATCAAAGGCAAACCGGCTTTTTCGGTTCAATACCACCCCGAAAGCACACCCGGCCCTTACGATTCCCGGTACCTGTTCGACGATTTTATCAACCTGATCAAACAGTCCAAAAATAACTAA
- a CDS encoding L,D-transpeptidase family protein: protein MALKLRGKKGFIAITSIFAFSIFSAAQTSYSSAASYGAFFDAQTSLPRPKESFQKKGEYLKSLFKLKGLDWPAKYVYLRSFKYDSQLEVWVKNSIKEEYKLLKIYKVCALAGSLGPKRFEGDYQVPEGFYYINEFNPNSTYYLSLGLNYPNASDRILADQAKPGGDIFIHGGCATVGCIPIKNDQIDELYILTASAKSAGLDYIPVHIFPVNYSVKKSYEYLNKMLEADPSYKALNVKLEEAFEYFEQHKQLPVVMTKDNGEYVISDAPVLAPRFQPKQRPKSNFVPSHRKVDFVADAVAKWPEYPGGAAAFSAFVKRVGTEMSKELPDSVTHAYVQLEFIVDKDGSPVNFKILKGGVDDYFDKVLLSKMEKMPAWTPAILREKPVAKKMVQTITVGGE from the coding sequence ATGGCTTTAAAACTGAGAGGAAAAAAGGGATTTATTGCAATAACCAGCATTTTTGCATTTTCAATATTCAGCGCAGCTCAAACTTCTTATTCATCCGCGGCGTCTTATGGTGCTTTTTTTGACGCGCAGACCAGTTTGCCGCGCCCTAAAGAGTCTTTTCAGAAAAAGGGAGAGTATCTGAAAAGCCTGTTTAAATTAAAGGGGCTCGACTGGCCGGCAAAGTATGTATACCTCCGCTCTTTCAAATACGACAGTCAACTGGAGGTATGGGTAAAGAACTCGATTAAAGAAGAATACAAGCTTCTGAAAATTTATAAAGTATGCGCGCTGGCCGGATCCCTGGGCCCTAAGCGATTCGAAGGTGATTACCAGGTGCCGGAAGGATTTTATTATATCAATGAATTCAACCCCAACAGCACTTATTATTTATCACTGGGGCTGAATTATCCCAATGCATCCGATCGCATTCTTGCCGACCAGGCAAAGCCGGGTGGGGATATCTTTATTCACGGAGGATGTGCAACGGTGGGCTGTATCCCTATTAAAAATGATCAGATCGACGAGTTATATATCCTGACGGCCAGTGCCAAGAGCGCAGGGCTCGACTATATACCCGTTCATATCTTCCCGGTTAATTATAGTGTAAAGAAAAGTTATGAGTATCTGAATAAAATGCTGGAAGCCGATCCTTCTTATAAGGCGCTCAATGTAAAGCTGGAAGAGGCATTTGAGTATTTTGAACAGCATAAGCAGCTGCCGGTGGTTATGACGAAAGACAACGGCGAGTATGTGATCAGCGATGCCCCTGTGCTGGCGCCCCGGTTCCAGCCGAAACAACGTCCCAAGTCGAATTTTGTTCCAAGCCACCGGAAGGTAGATTTTGTGGCGGATGCGGTGGCCAAATGGCCGGAGTATCCCGGTGGTGCTGCGGCATTTTCGGCATTTGTAAAACGCGTTGGCACCGAAATGTCAAAAGAATTGCCCGACAGTGTTACACATGCATATGTGCAATTGGAATTTATTGTAGATAAAGACGGAAGCCCGGTGAACTTTAAAATTCTGAAGGGTGGGGTTGACGACTATTTTGATAAAGTGCTGCTGTCAAAAATGGAAAAAATGCCGGCTTGGACGCCCGCCATTTTACGTGAAAAACCGGTGGCAAAGAAAATGGTTCAAACAATTACCGTTGGCGGCGAATAA
- a CDS encoding pyridoxine/pyridoxamine 5'-phosphate oxidase, which yields MDPLELFNSWYQEERKASGVMLPGACCLTTLGLDGFPNSRFVSLKEVKEGRFVITGPMDARKGQEMAAAPKVALAFWWPVTGKQVRIQGIATPITPSAADLYFAERDRAARIVSTICTQGKPVAAYDLMWAQFQQALMDKTAGNKRPENWGGYAIAPVRIELMIFSETRLHDRNYFEWKEDRWTHQKLQP from the coding sequence ATGGATCCACTGGAACTTTTCAACAGCTGGTACCAGGAGGAGCGGAAGGCATCCGGTGTTATGCTTCCGGGGGCCTGTTGTTTAACCACCCTGGGGTTGGATGGGTTCCCAAACAGTCGTTTTGTTTCGCTAAAGGAAGTAAAGGAGGGGCGTTTTGTAATTACAGGTCCAATGGATGCGCGAAAAGGACAGGAAATGGCTGCAGCACCTAAAGTGGCATTGGCCTTTTGGTGGCCGGTTACCGGTAAGCAGGTCCGGATCCAGGGTATTGCAACTCCCATTACCCCAAGCGCTGCAGATCTTTACTTTGCAGAGCGCGACCGTGCGGCAAGGATTGTGTCAACGATTTGTACACAGGGAAAACCGGTGGCTGCTTATGATCTGATGTGGGCTCAGTTTCAGCAGGCATTGATGGATAAAACGGCGGGCAACAAGCGGCCAGAAAATTGGGGTGGTTATGCCATTGCGCCGGTGCGGATAGAGCTGATGATTTTTTCGGAAACCCGTTTGCACGACCGCAATTATTTTGAATGGAAGGAGGACCGGTGGACGCATCAAAAATTGCAGCCGTAA
- a CDS encoding YfiT family bacillithiol transferase yields the protein MIENQYPIGKFEERRFSAAVQQECLAAIRFLPNMLEAAVSGMEEPQLQTPYREGGWTVHQLVHHVADSHLNAYTRFKLGLTEENPVIKAYDEKAWAELGDVRSLPVNLSVTLLYALHARWYAAIKDLDDAQWARTIVHPATGKARPLSHYLQLYAWHGKHHVAQINYLREKRKWQS from the coding sequence ATGATCGAGAATCAATATCCCATTGGGAAGTTTGAGGAACGCAGGTTTTCAGCGGCAGTACAGCAGGAATGCCTGGCTGCCATCCGGTTCCTGCCCAACATGCTGGAAGCGGCTGTTTCCGGAATGGAGGAGCCGCAATTGCAAACGCCTTACCGGGAAGGTGGGTGGACGGTGCATCAGTTGGTGCATCATGTTGCAGACAGCCATTTAAATGCATATACCCGTTTTAAACTGGGGTTAACAGAGGAAAACCCGGTAATTAAAGCCTATGACGAAAAAGCCTGGGCGGAGCTGGGTGACGTGCGCTCCTTGCCCGTAAATCTTTCGGTCACTCTTCTTTATGCATTGCACGCCCGGTGGTATGCGGCTATTAAAGACCTCGATGATGCACAATGGGCCCGTACAATTGTGCACCCGGCTACGGGCAAAGCGCGGCCGCTTTCCCATTACCTGCAACTGTATGCCTGGCACGGCAAACACCATGTGGCACAGATCAATTATTTGAGAGAAAAACGAAAATGGCAATCATGA
- a CDS encoding AAA family ATPase, whose amino-acid sequence MGAIVGRTEELQVLSDIKKTPEAELVAVHGRRRVGKTYLVRSIFEKEIVFEISGLHNASLQEQLEHFKDCLSKTARKKKLPIPETWLQAFQQLIRALPPGTAKSKKVVFFDEFPWLDSPRSGFMPAFENFWNSWACRQKNLIVIICGSAASWMIRKIVNNSGALHNRLTRQIRLLPFSLAETEQFFRAQAIKLDRYQVLQLYMAMGGVPQYLKQVKRGESAVQAIDRICFTRGGYLSNEFSNLYCSLFDSAQPHIRIVKALAQKPSGLTRNAIIDMLRLSSGGGITQILDELTESGFIKSYIPFGKTVKNSIYKLTDEYSLFYLKFIAPNKYSGKSTWIKLFNTSSWKSWSSYAFEAICQKHLEQLKAALGISGIHTRESIWRAAAPTPARQDAQIDLVIDRNDRCINLFEMKFSSSQFVISKSYRTTLFNKRELFIETTGTKKTVFTGFMTTFGVKNADDYAGLIQHQLTMDILFRPAESSV is encoded by the coding sequence ATGGGAGCAATCGTTGGAAGAACTGAAGAACTCCAGGTACTCTCCGATATAAAAAAGACACCCGAAGCAGAACTGGTTGCTGTTCACGGGAGAAGAAGGGTAGGCAAAACCTACCTGGTCCGGAGCATTTTTGAAAAGGAGATCGTATTTGAAATCTCCGGATTACACAATGCTTCCCTGCAGGAGCAATTGGAACATTTTAAAGATTGCCTTTCAAAAACAGCGCGCAAAAAGAAACTGCCCATACCCGAAACCTGGCTGCAGGCATTTCAACAGCTGATCAGGGCTCTTCCGCCCGGAACGGCAAAAAGCAAAAAGGTGGTGTTTTTTGATGAGTTTCCCTGGCTCGATTCTCCGCGGTCTGGTTTTATGCCGGCCTTTGAAAATTTCTGGAACAGCTGGGCGTGCCGGCAAAAAAATCTTATAGTGATCATTTGCGGATCCGCAGCCTCCTGGATGATCCGCAAAATTGTAAATAATAGCGGTGCCCTGCATAACCGGCTTACCCGGCAGATCCGTCTGCTGCCCTTTTCATTGGCCGAAACCGAACAGTTCTTCCGGGCACAGGCAATTAAACTGGACCGGTACCAGGTGCTGCAGTTATATATGGCAATGGGAGGTGTACCGCAATATCTCAAACAGGTCAAACGCGGTGAAAGTGCCGTACAGGCCATCGACCGGATTTGCTTCACCAGGGGCGGTTACCTGTCCAATGAGTTCAGCAATCTTTACTGTTCTCTTTTCGACAGTGCCCAACCTCATATTCGTATTGTGAAAGCCCTCGCCCAAAAGCCCTCAGGACTTACCCGGAATGCGATCATTGATATGCTTCGCCTGTCGTCCGGAGGGGGCATTACGCAAATCCTTGATGAACTGACAGAATCCGGGTTTATCAAATCCTATATCCCCTTCGGGAAAACCGTTAAGAACAGCATTTACAAACTAACCGATGAATACTCCTTGTTCTACCTGAAGTTTATAGCTCCCAACAAGTATTCAGGGAAAAGCACCTGGATCAAACTGTTCAATACGTCTTCCTGGAAAAGCTGGAGCAGCTATGCATTTGAAGCCATCTGTCAAAAACACCTGGAACAGCTAAAAGCGGCGCTTGGTATTTCCGGCATTCATACCCGGGAAAGTATCTGGCGGGCTGCAGCTCCAACCCCTGCCAGGCAGGATGCCCAGATCGACCTGGTTATCGACCGCAACGACCGTTGCATCAATCTTTTTGAAATGAAGTTCTCTTCCAGTCAGTTTGTAATCTCCAAATCATACCGGACTACCTTATTCAATAAGCGGGAACTTTTTATCGAAACGACGGGAACAAAGAAAACGGTGTTTACAGGGTTTATGACCACCTTCGGGGTAAAAAATGCAGATGATTATGCCGGCCTCATCCAGCATCAGCTTACGATGGATATCCTCTTCCGCCCCGCCGAATCCTCCGTTTAG
- a CDS encoding NUDIX hydrolase, protein MNWKTISSEYLFKDLWFTVRRERCETPQGKIVDPYYVYEFPTWVTAFALTEDNQVLLERQYRHGIGETRYEIPGGCVDDTDASLEAAIKRELKEETGYEFSNYTYLGKTCANPSTNNNWMHMFLATGGRKTGDQELDPSEEIHIELISMEDFKEMFRTNQFIQSMHVTCMLYALQQLGELKI, encoded by the coding sequence ATGAACTGGAAAACGATTTCTTCTGAATACTTATTTAAAGATCTATGGTTTACCGTGCGCCGGGAGCGTTGTGAAACGCCCCAGGGAAAGATCGTAGATCCCTATTATGTGTATGAATTCCCTACCTGGGTAACTGCTTTTGCGCTTACAGAGGATAACCAGGTATTGCTGGAAAGACAATACAGGCACGGGATTGGTGAAACCCGTTATGAAATTCCCGGCGGTTGTGTGGATGATACGGATGCCAGTCTTGAGGCGGCTATTAAACGAGAATTAAAAGAAGAAACCGGCTACGAATTTTCGAACTATACCTACCTGGGCAAAACCTGTGCAAATCCTTCAACGAATAATAACTGGATGCATATGTTTTTAGCAACGGGTGGGAGGAAGACCGGCGACCAGGAGCTGGATCCGAGTGAAGAGATTCACATCGAGCTAATATCGATGGAAGATTTCAAAGAAATGTTCCGGACAAACCAATTCATCCAATCCATGCATGTAACCTGTATGCTCTATGCATTGCAACAGCTGGGCGAATTAAAAATCTGA